A window of Benincasa hispida cultivar B227 chromosome 9, ASM972705v1, whole genome shotgun sequence genomic DNA:
AATTCGCCAATGAGATTATCTTATACCCCCAAGTTAATGTAAAAAAGGGGGTAAAGACagcaaattaattaaacttcttgtCTTTTGAGAAGTTGTTCACTACCTGGCCTTTTCTTGTTCTCTTTACAACTCCCTAAAAGTCACGGTCGAACTAGTAACCCAAACAAATTATGCAACTCATAGAATCTCATTTTACAACCTTTTGGTGAAGATTCCTTCAGCATTTAGGGCATGACAGAAATTGTCTCATGGTAATTTACCTAAACGCCTGGCCAAAACCAACAAAGACAATAATGGAGGACAAAATCCACCTCCTACGTccaacaaaaatcatcttcaCAGTCTCACCTAAGAAAACAAGATAACATTTCCGATAATGAACTCTAAGCCTTGCCTACAGAAGCCACAGACTTACAATCTTAATCTTGAACACATCACCTAGGTCACATGCTTTGAGTAACACGCTTTTACCTCGTAAGGTGCTAGTGTATTCTTGGTTTCAGTGATCATCATACACTAACATTCATCAAGATACCAATGCGTTTCAAGGTTTACTACTTTCTAAGGtctgtgtatgtgtgtgtgagagcgagagagagagaaagaggaacCTACCAGTCAACAACTTGTCTAATTTTAGGCGCAAATTCTTCAACCTGTATTAGACAAGAAATTCGAAAAGTAAGAAGTAGATATTACTGGATAAAAGATTGAAGAAACAGAAGTAAACATTGAGGAGGTGAGGGCGACGCATACCTGAGTGGGAGTGAGAGAAATTCGAGCTGTTTCAGCTAAACGAGGAACATCGGGAGGTTGAAGAGAGGCCAAAATTCGAGAAGCAGTCGAACATTTTCGAATTCTGATGAGAGAAGCAGGTAGGGAATGCAATCCGGTAGAGATGAAGATTCGGAGCTTTAACGACGGGCACGATGAAGCTCCTTTGAGCAGAGGAAGAGCTTTACTTCCCATTTCAATC
This region includes:
- the LOC120085401 gene encoding glutamyl-tRNA(Gln) amidotransferase subunit C, chloroplastic/mitochondrial, whose product is MGSKALPLLKGASSCPSLKLRIFISTGLHSLPASLIRIRKCSTASRILASLQPPDVPRLAETARISLTPTQVEEFAPKIRQVVDWFGQLQTVDLQSIEPAIRADTEGGNQRNDIPETFENREAMIGAVPVFDEPYIKVPKVLNKE